The Natator depressus isolate rNatDep1 chromosome 18, rNatDep2.hap1, whole genome shotgun sequence genomic interval TCCTTCTTCCCAGATAAGCCCATCACACAGGTACGCACAATTATCTTTGTCCTCTTTTGCTTCTAATCCTGTGGAATTAATTACCTCTCTTTCAACAGTTTAAAAATGGATCAAGAGATGTAACTCAAGTGCTTATTATAGTCTGTGTCAAATACTTATGGGTTTTTTGAAAGCTCCCTTCCACGGTCTCTTAGTactatatattttcaaatatcaTGGAAATCTTTCTTGCAGTTTCATTGGATCCAAATGGAAAAAGCCTAACAAGACTGCATTGGAAGGAATATCAGCTCTTAACTTTGATACTGTTTTGCTGTATCAAAGGGGCTGAATTCAAACTGGTGATATAGAAGCAAAAGGCTCTCAATCCCATGCTACTGTGGCAGGCAATAGAATTTGAAGCCTTTTTCCTCTAAGATGCTGGTAGAATTTGGGCTAAGTTGGTAGTAATTGAAAGCTATTGCCATCTTCCAGCGGGACTGTGACCAGTGTGAAATGAAGAGGTTCCTCTGTTTAGTTTTGAGGCTCTGTAGCTGGCAAGGGGCTAAAAGGTGCAGTTGGCCGATTCTGGGAGATTAGTGTCTCAGTTGTGTTGAAGCCTCCTGCTTCTCCACTTGAGTAGTGCAGTAATCCTCAAAAATGCATTGTGTGCTATGTCTTATTGACATGATGAAATGAAAATGTAGAGGAAAAATAATAGTTGGGAGCTGGCATGAGTGGGACTTAACTGACAGCAAATGTGTTCAACTTCTGTCTGCTTAACATGCTCTTCCATAATGGGTATTTGAACAGGCAGATGAGTAGTTTAAACATTCCCTTTAATTAGGTCTATGAGGTTTGACAAGAGTTCTGACAAGACAGTAATAACTTGGATTGTACTTGTTTAGCCCAGCCAGACCTAGCAGCAAAGTTAAAGATCATCCAATATCATTTAATTCTCAGACATTTCCCTGCTGCTATTAACTATTTAAACCTAATGGATAATACTGCATGGCTAGTTTCCGTACTTGCCTAAAAAAGCAGCTTAAAGCCCTGATGCCTTCTTTCCATATATATATAACATGTGGGTTTCTGGTTACTTTTACTTGCCATGTGATCTTGAGCACACCATCTCTGTGCCTTTATTTCTCTtcatgctgtttgtttgtggtaTTTGTTTAGCAAATAAGAATCCAGGCTTACTATGTGTCTTGTCTGTACAGTATCCAGCCCATTGTGGTCCttatctcagttggggcctcaagatgctactgtaatacaaatcattAGTGCTGATTTAAATCTGTTCTTGTCCAATTTCAGTACCCTCATGCTGTTGGGAAGAATACCCTTTTGATTGCTGGTCTCCAGGCCAGGAACAATGCCCGTGTCGTTTTCAGTGGCTCCTTGGATTTCTTCAGTGATGCTTTCTTCAACTCTGCTGTGCAGAAAGCTACACCTGGCTCTCAGAGGTGACTAGCTTGACATGGTCTTCTGTAGGTAGGGTGGGGTATTCGGGTTTTTTCTGCCCAAGTGGTTTGGGTTCCTCTTTGATCAAGGATCCTTAGCAGGTGATGAGAACTAATTGCGTCAAAGATGACTGATGGGATATACTGAATACTATCATAACTATTCAGCCGTGCTACTGTAAAATCTACACTGTTTAGGTTATATTAAAGCTTAAGAAGAAGATGAAACTTCCTTTAAGTGCAGTGCAAATTGTCAAGCCGGCTAACACATATAGCTGTCTCCTGTCCTTATAGAAACCCTGATATTAGGTGTGTAAGAAGCAGTTTCTGCATCCATTGTATTCAGAGATGCTGTGAACACAGTTCATAATGTGGGCACAGCTCTTACTTGGAAATTTTGACATAGAATATTATACTCTGAGCATTGATGTGTATCAGTTCAGTGTGCAGGTTGGAAACCTGGGCACTGAATTCCTTTCGGTGCTGATCTGTTAAAATATGTTTTGCTGTATTTTAAACAACTACCTGGAAGACTAACAGACAGTTGGGATTTAAAGATCAAACAGTCTTACAGGAAAACTTTCAAGTAATGTGATCGTTTAAAATGGGTGCTGACTTTCTGACCTGGCATTTAGTTCTTGGGGAAACTTCATAGGATACCTGACCAAAAAAATGCTCAGTCCTATGAATGCCCTCCGATGCAGTGTCTCTCACTATGCTTCTGTTCTCTCACCATCTCTAGGTACTCTCAGACTGGTAACTACGAGCTGGCTGTTGCCTTGTCCCGTTGGGTATTCAAGGAAGAGGGTGTGCTGCGGGTTGGAGAGGTATCTCACCATCGTGTAGGGGAGACATTACCACCTAATGCCTACACTGTCACCGACCTTGTGGTAAGACTGACTTTAGGAAAATGAGTCAAATAGACTTGTGCAGAGAGACTGTACTCTTGTTCGTTGGGCTAGAAGTGTTGTGGAAGCAGATTTATCTCCTCTTTATTGGTTGGAAAGGTGATGGCTGGCACCCAGGGCCTCACCAGCCAAGGTGTGAAATTTCAGAGGGCATGAGGATATATAACCCAGTGGGGTTTTTCTTCCTCGTAATTGTAGGAACTGTCCCCTTCTTGACAGTGTTTCTCCACTAATGTGAAGGCAGTCTACCTAACCTTTAGTTCCTATATGTAACTTTCACTTAATACTAAATTTCAGACTGCTCATGGCTCATACTTGAGTATCATACAATATtaagtggcagcagcagccagctctgGAGAAGTCTGTTCTGTTAGTAAACTTACTTAATGCTTAAGTTGAGGGGGGTTGGTTATCCTTGCGAATGGTTTCTCTTCAGTCATGAACCTTGCTGATAAACAGGTATCTGAGCCTGATCGAAAGCATATGCTGGAATTTTGTCTTCCCTGTTACCTCCATTTCACTCAGACTCGTGATGCCAAGCTTCATTATACAAAAAGAGTACATTGGCAAGCCTGAAATACCATGTTGCTTTAAATAGAAATTGCAGCTATATACTGGGGGGACAGCTTAGCGTGACCTAGAGAGTTTTTAAGTATAGCACTCTCAAATTCAAGTGAATTCTACATTGATGTGCCCACTCACTGATTTGCTACTGAATATTGGCTTGATTTTCAGTGCATGGTAGCTCAACTGCATTTCCAAGCGTGGAAACTCACATAGACTCTTAAGTTGGAAATAGCAGTTATTGGAAAATTCCCCGTTGTCCCCCTTGATTTCATGGAAAGTGGAGTTCATAGTTTAGGACTGAGATTTCTATTGAATGGATTTCAGGTGTCACTCTTAGCTCActgatagggccctaccaaattcactgtccattttagtcaatttcGCGTTTTTAGGTGTTCATGTTTTCAGGtggggggtcctgatccaaaagggggggggctgtgcgggggggtcacaaaattgccaccctcacttctctgctgccttcagggctgtgcgcagctgcagagcttcctacagctgggggagaTAGCTGGAGCTGAGTCTGGTCCCCTCCCAAGAATGGCCGTTCAGGGAAAAAGGAagtcctgtctctccccagcTTGAGCCCAGTGAATGGTAGGAGCCTTCGGCTgcgtcccctgcccctcccctccaataACTACATTTCACAGGGGAGGTCTgctttcatggtccatgacatgtttttcacagctgtgactttggtagggccctactcattaaCAATGTGTCCTCTTCCTTTATGTCTCTGTTAATGCAGCGTGCATTTGTATGTTACAGGAGTACAGCATTGTGATTGAAAAGCTCTCTGAAGGGAGGTGGGTCCCCTTTGATGGCGATGATATTCAGCTGGAGTTTGTCCGCATTGATCCATTTGTAAGGACTTTCCTGAAGAAAAATGGTAGGGCTCCTATCAGACAATTTAATGTTTTCTGCCCTATGGCTTTGTTAACAATAACACAAGACTGGGTGTTGACTTCTTCCCCCACCACTGAAACTCACCTCGCTCGTATCTATTGACTTGGAATGctacggttcttctgagcaggtaGTGTATAGAATCTCTATGGGAAGCATGCGCCACTGTTAAGAGGAAGGGTGCACTTCACACAGCTCTCCTACAGCTCCTTCTTCCAGTGGAGCAGCTTTGGGTTCCAGAGGCTAGTTTTCAATCTGGATGAAAAGCTCCACAAAGTGGGTTTGGGGGAGACAAAGGGCCATTACAAATGGAAGGAGGTGAGGAAAGAACTTCCAATGAGGGATCTTAACTCCTAATGCTCTTGTTCTATTTACTGTGTAATTTAAatggccctgcctctcccctagGTGGCAGATATAGTGTGCAGTTCAAGCTGCCGGATGTCTATGGAGTGTTTCAGTTTAAAGTGGATTATAACAGGCTGGGATACACCCACCTGTACTCCTCTACACAGGTAAATAGTTTGAATTATCTTGTCTGTGTGGTAGGAAATGTAAGAGTACTGGTTGAGATTTTAAACTTTGCAAATGTTTTGAGTGGATACCACATGGGCTGTTAATCTTAATGACCATGAAGTTGCATCCAGCCTTCCTTTGTGCGTGAAATGGATTTGAAAGCTATCTTACTCTGTGACCATCTTCAGTTATATTTAGGAAGGCCTGGAAATAAGCCTCTGTAGAGAGCGTTTTACCCTCATTAAACACATTCTTGTCTCAAGGCAGTGCTGGACACCTGCCAGCACTGCCTGCACTGACGCTTAAGGTTTGCCAACATGCTTCTACAGAAGTTGAGGATTTGGAGCTTAAAACTCTCATTTAAAAACAAGAGATATAATTGAACCACTTCTAGGAGCTCTCATACATGTATCTTTCCAGTAAGGTAATCCTGGTTCTACAGTCGTCTGAGTGGGGCATTGTGAGAATGGGCATTAAGTTAAATAACACATCTAGAGCTGAGATAGTCCTGCCACACAGAGGACTAAATGACCTTATCTCCTGTGACCCTGGTCttgtgttcttttctctcccaggTGTCTGTGCGtcccctccagcacacacagtATGAGCGTTTTATCCCCTCGGCGTATCCATATTATGCCAGTGCCTTCTCCATGATGATAGGCCTCTTCATGTTCAGCATCGTCTTCTTGCACatgaaggagaaggagaaatcTGACT includes:
- the DDOST gene encoding dolichyl-diphosphooligosaccharide--protein glycosyltransferase 48 kDa subunit, which produces MRKMEAAAALPSGRFLLLLLVGLGLARADGGPRTLVLLENINLRDTHSLFFRSLADRGFDLTFRTADDPGLSLIKYGEFLYDNLIIFSPSVEDFGGNINMETITAFIDGGGSVLVAASSDIGDPLRELGSECGIEFDEERTAVIDHHNYDISDPGQHTLIVADSENLLKAPTIVGKTPLNPVLFRGVGMVADPDNPLVLDILTGSSTSYSFFPDKPITQYPHAVGKNTLLIAGLQARNNARVVFSGSLDFFSDAFFNSAVQKATPGSQRYSQTGNYELAVALSRWVFKEEGVLRVGEVSHHRVGETLPPNAYTVTDLVEYSIVIEKLSEGRWVPFDGDDIQLEFVRIDPFVRTFLKKNGGRYSVQFKLPDVYGVFQFKVDYNRLGYTHLYSSTQVSVRPLQHTQYERFIPSAYPYYASAFSMMIGLFMFSIVFLHMKEKEKSD